A genomic window from Methanobacterium sp. BRmetb2 includes:
- a CDS encoding TetR family transcriptional regulator, with translation MSIVERREREKKKRKNDIINAAERLFFSKGYDNVSMNDIAQDVELSKATIYLYFENKESLFFTIVLRGTRILNSMIKKAVHNEDKGINLVNAYRTAYYKFTKEYPDYIQIYNYFQSGRFNLASKKIIENEIVKKETKKQSGNSLPYISECAMEILKLRNERFSILCQSIKKGIDDGTIRQNLDPVEVTVLLSAISKSLSHIPHDHEKMLQSRGIDHDKYFRDVSEFIQRMIMNKEIE, from the coding sequence ATGTCAATCGTAGAGAGAAGGGAAAGAGAAAAAAAGAAACGAAAAAATGATATTATCAACGCTGCAGAAAGACTATTCTTTTCAAAAGGCTATGATAATGTTTCTATGAATGACATAGCACAAGATGTAGAACTTTCCAAAGCAACTATATATTTATATTTTGAAAATAAAGAGTCACTATTTTTTACAATTGTACTGAGGGGAACTAGAATCTTAAACTCTATGATCAAAAAAGCAGTGCATAATGAAGATAAAGGTATAAACCTGGTAAATGCATATAGAACTGCTTATTACAAGTTTACCAAAGAATATCCAGATTATATCCAGATCTATAACTATTTCCAGTCTGGAAGGTTCAATTTGGCTAGTAAAAAAATTATTGAAAATGAAATTGTAAAGAAAGAAACTAAAAAACAATCAGGTAATTCCCTACCATATATTAGTGAATGTGCAATGGAAATTCTCAAGTTGCGTAATGAAAGATTCTCAATTCTCTGTCAATCAATTAAAAAAGGTATTGACGATGGGACAATTCGTCAAAATTTGGATCCTGTTGAAGTTACAGTATTGTTATCTGCAATATCCAAAAGCTTGTCCCACATACCACATGATCATGAAAAAATGCTCCAAAGTCGTGGAATAGATCATGATAAATATTTTAGGGATGT